Proteins co-encoded in one Oncorhynchus masou masou isolate Uvic2021 chromosome 22, UVic_Omas_1.1, whole genome shotgun sequence genomic window:
- the LOC135509559 gene encoding troponin I, fast skeletal muscle-like isoform X2 gives MSEKKMSSSRKHHLKSVMLQIAKDLLEAEAIEAVEEKKRYMDESCPALDLSGSLVELQEMCKTIHHQLDKVDEERYDLAGKVGKCDKEIDDLRIKVVEIQGIKKPALKKVRMSADAMLQALLGSKHKVTMDLRSNLKQVKKEVKEDDKDTVGDWRKNIDDKAGMDGRKKMFEAA, from the exons ATGTCTGA GAAAAAAATGTCATCGAGTCGCAAGCATCATCTGAAG agcGTGATGCTCCAGATTGCTAAGGACTTGCTGGAGGCAGAGGCCATAGAGGCAGTGGAAGAGAAAAAAAGGTACATGGATGAGAGCTGCCCTGCATTGGACCTGTCTGGGTCATTGGTGGAACTGCAG GAAATGTGCAAGACAATCCATCACCAGCTTGATAAAGTGGATGAGGAGAGATACGACCTTGCAGGCAAAGTGGGCAAGTGTGACAAAGAG ATTGATGATTTGAGGATTAAAGTGGTTGAGATCCAGGGCATTAAGAAGCCAGCTCTGAAGAAAGTGCGTATGTCTGCTGATGCTATGCTCCAGGCTTTGTTGGGCTCCAAGCACAAGGTGACCATGGATCTGAGATCCAATCTGAAACAAGTGAAGAAGGAAGTCAAAGAGGAT GACAAAGATACAGTTGGTGACTGGCGTAAGAACATTGACGACAAGGCCGGCATGGACGGCAGGAAGAAGATGTTTGAGGCCGCATAA